The genomic segment GTGATCCAGGAAGAGGAGCGGGAGATGATCACCTCCATCTTCGAGTTCGGCGACACCGTGGCGCGGGAGGTGATGGTGCCGCGCATCGACATGGTCTGCGTCGCCGATACGGATACCGTCCTGGACGCCCTGCGGGTGATCCGCGAGACCGCCCACTCGCGGCTTCCCGTGTACCACGGGACGATCGATCAGATCGTGGGCGTCGTCCACGTCAAGGACCTCCTGCCCTACGTGCAGGACGGCCGCGGGCAGACCCCGGTCAAGGAGGCGTCACGGCCCGCCTACTTCGTCCCGGAGAGCACCCGGCTGGACAACCTCTTCCGGGAGATGCGCCGGCGCAAGGTGCACCTGGCCATCGTCGTGGACGAGTACGGCGGCACGGCCGGGCTGGTCACCATCGAGGACCTGCTGGAGGAGATCGTCGGTCCGATCCTGGACGAGTACGACGTCGAGGAGAAGCTCGTCGAGCCGGTCACCGACGGCGTGGCTCTGGTGGACGGGCGGGTGAGTCTGGAGGAGGTCAACGAGCACCTGAATCTGGACCTGCCGGTCGGCGAGGTGGACACCATCGGCGGGTTTGTCTACTCCCTGCTCGGGCACGTCCCGGCGCAGGGGGAGAGCGTGACCTACGACGGCGTCGAGCTGGTGGTGGAGCGCCTGGAGGGTCACCGTATCGCCCGGGTCCGGGTCATCAGGCGGACGCCGACCGAGCCGCTGCGCTCCTGATGCGCGCACGGCTGCAACGGTACTTCATCGCCGGCCTGATCGTCTTTCTTCCCATCGCCGTCACCTTCAGCATCATCGCCTGGCTCTTCGCCGTGGTGGACGGGTTGCTGGGCCGGCTGCTGCCCCCGTTGATCGGGCACCAGATTCCGGGCCTGGGCCTGGTGACGTCGATCGTCGTCATCTTCGTCATCGGCGCCATGGCCACCAACGTCTTCGGTCGGCGGATCGTGGCCTTTTTCGACCGGCTCATGCTGCGTCTGCCGCTGGCCCGCAGCATCTACTCGGCGACGAAATCCATCAGCGACACCATCTTCCTCCAGCGGCGGGCCGCCTTCCAGCGCGCGGTCCTGGTGGAGTGGCCGCGTCCGGGAATGTTCACCATCGGGTTCGTCACCGGGGAGATCCGCGGGCTGCCGGGTCCCACGCAGCGCGGCTTTAACGTCTTTGTGGTCACCACGCCGAATCCGACTACCGGATTCCTGGTGTTCGTGCCGGAGACCGAGGTGACGCCGCTGGAGATGAGCGTGGAAGACGCCCTCAAGATCGTCATCTCCGGGGGGATCGTCTCGCCGGCCCTGATGCCCCGGATCGGGGGGGCCTCGGGATCCCCGACGGTGCGGGAGGGCGTCTGATGCGCGTCCGCAGGCGGCGGCCCCGTCCCGCCCGCCGCCCGCCGTCCCCCCACGATGCCGCCCTGGTCCGGGCGGCGGCCGAGGCGCGCCGACGCGCCTATGCCCCGTACTCCCGGTTCAGAGTCGGGGCGGCGGTGCGGACCGCCGACGGAGCCGTGTACACCGGCGCAAACATCGAGAACGCTTCCTACCCCCTTGCCCACTGCGCCGAGCGGGTGGCCATCCACAAGGCCGTCTCCGAAGGGCACCGCCGCATTGACACGGTGGCCGTGGTCGCCGACGGCCCGGAGCCGGCGATGCCCTGCGGCGCCTGCCGGCAGGTGATGGCCGAGTTCGGCGTGCGCCGGATCGTCGTGGCCACGCCGGCGGGGGTCGTCCGGGTGCGCACCCTCCGCCGGCTCCTGGCCGAACCCTTTCTCCCGGAGCGGCTGCTGGGGAAGCGCTGACCCCGGGACGGCCGTCCGATGCGCAGCGGGTTTGTCGCCTTGATCGGCCGGCCCGGCGCGGGGAAATCCTCCCTGCTCAACCGCCTGGTCGGCCACCGGGTGGCCATCACCTCCGCCACCCCCCCGACCACCCGGTCCCGCCAGCAGGGGATCCTCACCCTGGAGGGGGCCCAGATCGTCTTCGTAGACACACCTGCCGTGCACGTGCCGCGCCACCGGCTGGGCCAGCGGATGATGGCCGAGACACGACGGGCCGTGGCGGAGTCGGATGTTCTCGTCGCCGTGTTCGACGCCTCGGCGCCGCTGTCCGCCGAGGACAGGCTGACGGCGGCGCTGGTGAGGGAGGCCGGGAAGCCCGCCGTCGCCGTCCTAAACAAGGTGGACCGCCCGCCGGCCGCCGACCTTTCCCTGCTGGGTGATCACATCCGGGCCCTCGCCCCTTTTGCCGCGGTCGTCTCCGCCTCGGCCGTGCGGGGCGAGGCGGCCGCCGCCCTCGTGGCGGCGGTCCTCCCGCTGCTGCCGGAAGGACCCCAGTTCTTCCCTCCGCAGATGATCACCGACCGGAGCGAGCCGCTCCGGGTGCGCGAGCTGATCCAGGAGCAGGTCATGGCGCTGACGCGCGAGGAACTGCCCCACGGCGTGGCCGTGGAGATCGAAGAGTTCGCGCCGCGCCCGGAGGGGCCGACCTACATCCGGGCCATCCTGCACGTGGAACGCGACGCCCACAGAAAGATGCTCATCGGCCGAGGCGGCCGCATGCTCAAGGCGATCGGGACCCGGGCCCGGGCGGAGGTGGAACGGCTGCTGGGCCGCCGGGTCTACCTCGACCTGTGGGTGAAGACCTCCCGGGACTGGCGCCGGCGCGACGCGCTCCTCCGCCGGTTCTACCCCGAACAGCAGTAGACAAGGGAAAATTCTCCCGGGCGTGAAAAGCCCTTCGGATGATCTCCCTCAGCCGTCTGATCAATGCCCCGGTCGTCGATGCCGACGGCCTGCGCCTGGGCGTCCTGGGCGACATCGCGGTGGACATGCGCGAGGCGCTGCCGCGGGTGACGGGCCTGTGGCTGCGCGGGGACCGCAGCAAGCTGGCGCTGATCCCCTGGGAGTCGGTGGGCGCCCTGGCCCCGGGGGAGATCCGGCTGCGCGTCGCCCGACGCTTTCTCCAGCCCCGCCCCCTCCAGCCGGAGGAGCTGCTGCTGGCCGGCATCCTGGACAGCCAGGTCGTGGACACCGACGGGTTGAAGGTCGTGCGCGTCAACGACCTGCACCTGCAGCCGTCCAACGGCGAGGTGCGTCTCGTCGCCGCCGATGTGGGCACCCTGGGGCTGCTCCGGCGGTTGAACCTGGATCGTCCGGCGATGCGTCTGGCGCGGGCGCTGGGGCGGCCGCTGCCTGAGCGCATCATTCCCTGGCGGATGGTCGCCGCCTTCGGCGGCCCCCTCACGCCGGTCAAACTGAGCGTCTCCCGGGAACGTCTGCGCGAAATCCATCCCGCCGACCTGGCGCAGCTGATGGCGGACCTGGACCGCGACGAGCGGGTGGAGGTGATGACCGCCCTCGAGCACGAGACGGCGGCCGAGGCGCTGGCCGAGGCCGAGCCCGAGGTCCGGACCGATGTGATGAAGAGCCTGCCCAGCGAACTGGCGGCCGACATCCTGGAGGAGATGCCTCCCGAAGCCGCCACCGACGTGCTGGAAGAGCTGCCGCCGGCCCGGGCGGAGGAACTCATCGGCCTGATGGAGGCGGAAGAGGCGGCCGACGTCAAGGCGCTGCTCCAGTACCCCGAGGGCACGGCCGGCAGCGTGATGACCCCTGAGGTCATCGCGCTGCCGGAAGGGCTCACCGCGGAGCAGACCTTGCTGCGCCTGAGGGAACTCGCCCCGAAGGCGGAGCACATCCACTACTTCTACGTCGTCGACCCGCAGCGCCGTCTGGTCGGGGTGCTGCCCCTGCGGGCGCTCATCGTCGCCAGGCCGGACCAGCCGATTGCGGAGATCATGATCCGCGACGTGATCTCCGTCGGGGCCCACGATGAGGTGGAGACCGTCGCCGCCGCCCTCATCAAGTACGATCTCCTGGCGCTGCCGGTGGTCGACGATGCCGGCCGTCTGATCGGCGCCGTCACCGTGGATGCCATCATCGACGTCGTTCTGCGCAAGGGCCGACGCCGCATCCCCCTGCGCTTCCGGCGCCGCCGGCCGCGTCGCCAGGAGGTCGGGGCGCGCTGATGCGCCGCTGGCTGCGAGGGCGCGCCACGCGCCTGCTGGCCTTCCTGGCCGTCATGGGTCCCGGGGTGATCACCGGGAACGTCGACAACGACGCCAACGGCATCGCCACCTACTCCATCGCCGGCGCCCACTTCGGGTACGCGCTTCTGTGGACCCTCCTCGTCTCCACGGCGGCCCTGGCCCTGGTCCAGGAGATGGTGGCCCGGATGGGCGCGGTGACCGGTAAGGGGCTGGCCGATTTGATCCGCGAGCGGTTCCGCGTCCGGGCCACCGTCTTCGTCATGGCCGTCCTGGTGCTCGCCAACTGGGCGAACACCGTCGGCGACTTTGCCGGCATCGCCGGCGCGGCCGAGATCTTCGGCGTCAGCCGCTACGTCGCCGTCCCCGCCTCGGCGGTGCTGGTCTGGCAGCTGCTGGTGCGGGGGACCTATCGGGTGGTGGAACGGGTCTTCCTGGCGGCGTCTCTCGTCTTCGTGACCTACGTCATCTCCGCGCTGCTGGCCCGACCCCCCTGGCCGGAGGTCCTCCGCGCCGTGGTCACGCCCCACTGGCAGTGGGACCGCTCCTATGTGGCCCTGGTGATCGGCCTAATCGGCACCACCATCGCGCCCTGGATGCAGTTCTACCAGCAGGCCGCGGTCGTGGACAAGGGCATCGGCGCGCAGGACTACCGCTACGCGCGGCTGGACACGTTCCTGGGCGTGATCTCGCTCAACATCGTGGCCTTTTTCATCGTAGTCGCCTGCGGGGCGACCCTGTTCATCCAGGGAGTCGCCATCCGGGACGCGGTGGACGCGGCCAGGGCGCTGGCCCCGCTGGCCGGCCGGTATGCCTCGGCGCTGTTCGCCATCGGCCTCCTCAATGCGGGGTTGTTCTCCGTGGCCATCATCCCCCTGTCCACGGCCTACGCGGTCTGCGAGGCCTTCGGATGGGAGGCGGGGTTGGACCGCAGCCCGCG from the Armatimonadota bacterium genome contains:
- a CDS encoding Nramp family divalent metal transporter; the protein is MRRWLRGRATRLLAFLAVMGPGVITGNVDNDANGIATYSIAGAHFGYALLWTLLVSTAALALVQEMVARMGAVTGKGLADLIRERFRVRATVFVMAVLVLANWANTVGDFAGIAGAAEIFGVSRYVAVPASAVLVWQLLVRGTYRVVERVFLAASLVFVTYVISALLARPPWPEVLRAVVTPHWQWDRSYVALVIGLIGTTIAPWMQFYQQAAVVDKGIGAQDYRYARLDTFLGVISLNIVAFFIVVACGATLFIQGVAIRDAVDAARALAPLAGRYASALFAIGLLNAGLFSVAIIPLSTAYAVCEAFGWEAGLDRSPREAPVFVGLFTGLIAASALVILIPGVPLISVMLVSQVLNGMLLPVVLVFLILLAADGEVMGRYRNSRLLSVLSWTLVVVLGVLSFLLVFTAFLR
- the era gene encoding GTPase Era — its product is MRSGFVALIGRPGAGKSSLLNRLVGHRVAITSATPPTTRSRQQGILTLEGAQIVFVDTPAVHVPRHRLGQRMMAETRRAVAESDVLVAVFDASAPLSAEDRLTAALVREAGKPAVAVLNKVDRPPAADLSLLGDHIRALAPFAAVVSASAVRGEAAAALVAAVLPLLPEGPQFFPPQMITDRSEPLRVRELIQEQVMALTREELPHGVAVEIEEFAPRPEGPTYIRAILHVERDAHRKMLIGRGGRMLKAIGTRARAEVERLLGRRVYLDLWVKTSRDWRRRDALLRRFYPEQQ
- a CDS encoding hemolysin family protein, which encodes MDASGSSLDYIVLVLLLILSAFFSGSETALLAANKLRLRQLDESGNRRAGLVRRLLAEPGRVVTALLVGNNIVNVALTVFATALLVHLWGPQRGTLYALVGLTLVLLVAGEITPKSIAAKYADRLALWVSRPVAWLTVILGPVIRVLSLLSNLLMRPLGGRVDLDSPLVTEEEIRLLVKVGEEEGVIQEEEREMITSIFEFGDTVAREVMVPRIDMVCVADTDTVLDALRVIRETAHSRLPVYHGTIDQIVGVVHVKDLLPYVQDGRGQTPVKEASRPAYFVPESTRLDNLFREMRRRKVHLAIVVDEYGGTAGLVTIEDLLEEIVGPILDEYDVEEKLVEPVTDGVALVDGRVSLEEVNEHLNLDLPVGEVDTIGGFVYSLLGHVPAQGESVTYDGVELVVERLEGHRIARVRVIRRTPTEPLRS
- a CDS encoding DUF502 domain-containing protein; its protein translation is MRARLQRYFIAGLIVFLPIAVTFSIIAWLFAVVDGLLGRLLPPLIGHQIPGLGLVTSIVVIFVIGAMATNVFGRRIVAFFDRLMLRLPLARSIYSATKSISDTIFLQRRAAFQRAVLVEWPRPGMFTIGFVTGEIRGLPGPTQRGFNVFVVTTPNPTTGFLVFVPETEVTPLEMSVEDALKIVISGGIVSPALMPRIGGASGSPTVREGV
- a CDS encoding cytidine deaminase, with the translated sequence MRVRRRRPRPARRPPSPHDAALVRAAAEARRRAYAPYSRFRVGAAVRTADGAVYTGANIENASYPLAHCAERVAIHKAVSEGHRRIDTVAVVADGPEPAMPCGACRQVMAEFGVRRIVVATPAGVVRVRTLRRLLAEPFLPERLLGKR
- a CDS encoding CBS domain-containing protein, producing MISLSRLINAPVVDADGLRLGVLGDIAVDMREALPRVTGLWLRGDRSKLALIPWESVGALAPGEIRLRVARRFLQPRPLQPEELLLAGILDSQVVDTDGLKVVRVNDLHLQPSNGEVRLVAADVGTLGLLRRLNLDRPAMRLARALGRPLPERIIPWRMVAAFGGPLTPVKLSVSRERLREIHPADLAQLMADLDRDERVEVMTALEHETAAEALAEAEPEVRTDVMKSLPSELAADILEEMPPEAATDVLEELPPARAEELIGLMEAEEAADVKALLQYPEGTAGSVMTPEVIALPEGLTAEQTLLRLRELAPKAEHIHYFYVVDPQRRLVGVLPLRALIVARPDQPIAEIMIRDVISVGAHDEVETVAAALIKYDLLALPVVDDAGRLIGAVTVDAIIDVVLRKGRRRIPLRFRRRRPRRQEVGAR